Proteins from a genomic interval of Cyprinus carpio isolate SPL01 chromosome A21, ASM1834038v1, whole genome shotgun sequence:
- the LOC109045190 gene encoding FYN-binding protein 1-like isoform X3 — MLSCSEDPESEDNKSDVKAIMARFQAGNVSTEGTPAVRPKPPVQPTLSSGPAVPAKKPVLETSLSSGVTTTSTVPKPKNTVNTAKSAPDIHEHPKLKAFGTRFENTQENNKVNFKVPVKPKPPDSSQDHETPKVPFPKAPLQKPPSGIMGNDSKVTSPKPMAPTTKPSWIKDTPKAEDNSTNHVPTPPKMPLAPKPKSTIGILRQQPEENSNMESAVKPSSVSNVKPSSFRVKNTFNKPEDGVKVQSANELVSKPVAPNKPNFPRKTSGPRVQTANDDPSAPKKKPLPNTYALGSAPAKPNRPPKVNLEKFKKGLEVTTDSPGPKNVTPPPPPPPASHPSSQAPPPLPSQSLRPNLPPRPPGPIIQDENYDDVDSLRAGQMNEGSGSDGEIYEDLDESRSAAEQPQKKQDKEPKIQKDREKKEKEAIKKFKISTPLQVMHQVKAKADCKGGKYDLSIKKGESIDIIRITDNPEGKWLGRVQDGSFGYVKTDMVEIDFIVLKNKGLSLPHNLESEEVYDDVESMDDQGKMNGQRVVLPPPPDDDVYDDIPEPNLNPISIPPPPQFTPEDVSQDIYDDVDSFTPAQSSSSLPQLKSKAIKVHEDPKKQKKFEKEEKEFRKKFKYDGEIQVLHQATIATSKKGSGKDLTVQAGETVDVINKSDPDKFICRNKEGKFGYVSASNIHTDDEVYDDIGDDCIYDND; from the exons ATGCTAAGTTGTAGTGAAGACCCAGAATCAGAG GACAACAAGTCTGACGTAAAAGCTATCATGGCTCGTTTCCAAGCAGGAAATGTATCTACGGAAGGGACTCCAGCGGTTCGTCCAAAACCACCTGTCCAGCCCACATTGTCTTCAGGCCCGGCGGTGCCTGCTAAGAAGCCTGTTCTTGAAACTAGCCTATCCAGTGGAGTTACTACTACCTCAACTGTCCCTAAACCTAAGAACACAGTCAACACAGCTAAAAGTGCTCCAGACATACACGAACATCCGAAGTTAAAGGCTTTTGGGACTAGGTTTGAAAACACACAAGAGAACAACAAAGTCAACTTTAAAGTTCCTGTTAAACCCAAACCACCAGACTCGTCCCAGGACCATGAGACTCCAAAGGTCCCATTCCCAAAGGCACCACTACAGAAGCCTCCTTCAGGCATCATGGGGAATGATTCAAAGGTAACGAGCCCAAAGCCAATGGCTCCTACGACAAAACCATCCTGGATCAAAGACACCCCGAAAGCTGAAGACAACAGCACTAACCATGTTCCCACTCCTCCAAAAATGCCATTGGCACCCAAACCAAAAAGCACCATAGGTATCCTACGCCAGCAGCCAGAGGAAAACAGCAACATGGAGTCTGCTGTGAAACCTTCCTCAGTATCTAATGTGAAACCATCAAGTTTCCGTGTTAAAAATACCTTCAACAAACCAGAGGATGGTGTTAAAGTACAAAGTGCTAATGAGTTAGTCTCAAAGCCCGTAGCGCCTAACAAACCCAACTTCCCAAGAAAAACATCTGGACCTCGTGTACAGACAGCCAACGATGATCCTTCGGCACCCAAGAAGAAACCTCTACCAAATACCTATGCTCTTGGCAGCGCTCCTGCCAAACCCAACAGACCGCCCAAAGTCAACCTTGAGAAGTTCAAGAAGGGCTTAGAGGTTACAACAGACA GTCCTGGACCAAAGAATGTaactccccctccccctcccccacctgccTCTCACCCCAGTAGTCAGGCACCTCCACCACTACCCTCTCAATCCTTACGTCCCAACCTGCCCCCACGACCTCCAGGACCTAT AATCCAAGATGAAAATTATGACGATGTGGATAGCTTGAGAGCGG GCCAGATGAATGAG GGAAGTGGAAGTGATGGTGAGATATATGAGGATCTTGATGAAAGTAG ATCTGCTGCAGAGCAACCTCAGAAAAAGCAAGACAAAGAACCTAAAATTCAGAAAGACCgtgagaaaaaagagaaagaagccATTAAGAAGTTTAAA ATATCAACGCCCCTGCAGGTTATGCATCAGGTAAAAGCTAAAGCTGACTGCAAGGGAGGGAAATATGACCTCTCCATAAAGAAGGGCGAGTCAATTGATATCATTCGAATCACTGACAACCCAGAGGGTAAATGGTTGGGCCGAGTTCAAGATGGATCAT TTGGCTATGTTAAAACGGATATGGTTGAGATCGACTTCATTGTCTTGAAAAATAAAGGCCTGTCTCTTCCACATAACTTGGAAAGTGAGGAGGTGTACGATGACGTAGAATCTATGGACGATCAAGG GAAAATGAATGGGCAGCGGG TTGTTTTACCTCCACCACCAGATGATGATGTGTATGATGATATACCCGAACCCAATCTTAATCCAATCAG CATTCCTCCCCCTCCACAATTTACACCTGAAG ATGTTTCCCAAGACATATATGATGATGTTGATTCATTCACTCCCGCTCAATCATCTAGCAG CCTTCCTCAATTAAAATCTAAGGCGATCAAAGTGCACGAGGACCCAAAAAAGCAAAAGAAGTttgagaaagaagaaaaggaatTTAGAAAGAAGTTTAAG TACGATGGTGAGATTCAGGTGCTTCATCAAGCAACAATTGCCACCAGTAAGAAGGGAAGTGGGAAAGACCTGACTGTACAAGCTGGGGAGACTGTGGATGTCATTAACAAATCTGACCCTGACAAATTCATCTGTAGGAACAAGGAGGGCAAAT TTGGATATGTCTCAGCCAGCAACATTCATACAGA tgATGAGGTCTATGATGACATTGGAGATG acTGTATCTATGACAACGACTGA
- the LOC109045188 gene encoding malignant fibrous histiocytoma-amplified sequence 1 homolog translates to MAEENDLKTARLWRDAALRSRKLRSNLRQLTLSTKNCQKITLPEDIKEIEVLNLGNNSLQELPEGLGSTLTRLRILILRRNKFATVPTAVFQLSQLVELDISHNCLNHFSEDIDLLKGLKKLSICHNKIQYLPSQIGTLQSLEELDISFNELHDFPRSFSQLRKLRTLDVDHNKLQRFPSEILALSDLEELDCSGNKLEGLPGNIMMLQSIKILWLSSTHLSFLPETFCELQNLESLMLDNNFLTSLPQSFGKLQKLKMLNLSSNSFEQFPQVIIKLTSLEELYLSRNKLTFLPEEVGQLCNLANLWLDNNSITFLPDSIVELGKLEELVLQGNQIAILPDNFGKLAKVNIWKVKDNPLIQPPYEVCMKGIPYIAAYQKELAHSQPAVKPRLKLVLMGQKNAGKTTLRQCIVNKPSDAKMAIGCRGIDVTNWVADADRSLTFIVYDLSGKQNYDLIKPFFLSPGALYVLVVNLKMYTSKSFYSLVGSFLHLLSAKVPHAVVCIVGTHSDLCEEVEVEEKCLDIHRQISLQEKTDTECLQVLALQVDETLEQGFDVRTSSPHVLFYGVTDKNLRRKKSQLQYMLNNRLQILSPVICVSCLAAQRNIQHLKEKLMSVADHREIFPNLHRVLPKSWQMLEELHFKPQDLWLSWWDSARLGLQAGLTEDRLQSALSYLHESGKLLYFEDSMTLKEYVFHNLPRFIAILNVFFQRDLAAMLEKLQAEGDDGDNARSTQMHGHVEGFLLHGLLPSNVIRLLLKPLVQTQQDLHLIMELLEKMGVCYCVSKPRSKPLNGATVWYKFPSQVSNEEPHPEASASGGSSIPGQFFSVEQLQIEYRFPFFTPLGLFARYSVQINSHVVQRSDIKHHIFAYRGKVPVTVSYRPSRSRLQSETLSISSHASLPNIWTAWQAIIPLVEELNVLLQEWPGLHYTVHVLCSKCLKRGSPNPHSFPGELLSQPRPEGLTEIICPKNGSERVNVALVYPPTPTVVSPSYK, encoded by the exons ATGGCTGAGGAGAATGACCTGAAGACAGCTAGATTATGGAGGGATGCTGCTTTGCGCTCCAGGAAGCTCAGGAGCAATCTGAGACAGCTGACTCTCAGCACAAAAAACTGCCAGAAAATTACATTACCCGAGGACATAAAGGAGATCGAGGTTCTTAATCTGGGCAACAACTCTCTTCAAGAGCTTCCAGAGGGACTGGGCTCAACCCTGACCAGGCTTCGCATCCTCATCCTTCGTCGGAACAAGTTTGCAACTGTTCCCACTGCAGTATTTCAACTTAGTCAGCTGGTTGAATTAGATATCAGTCACAACTGCTTGAACCACTTTTCAGAAGATATTGATCTTCTCAAGGGGCTTAAAAAGTTGAGCATCTGTCATAACAAAATCCAGTACCTGCCATCTCAGATTGGGACTTTGCAAAGTCTGGAGgagcttgacatcagcttcaatgAGCTGCATGATTTCCCCAGGTCCTTTTCACAGCTCAGGAAGCTCAGAACGCTCGATGTGGATCATAACAAGCTACAGCGTTTCCCTTCTGAAATACTTGCCCTCTCTGATCTGGAGGAGCTTGACTGCTCTGGGAATAAACTAGAGGGTCTTCCGGGTAACATCATGATGCTCCAATCTATTAAAATCTTGTGGCTCAGCAGCACTCACCTCTCATTTTTGCCTGAAACATTTTGTGAGTTGCAGAATTTGGAGAGCCTGATGCTTGATAATAATTTCCTCACAAGCCTGCCACAATCATTTGGGAAATTGCAGAAGCTGAAAATGCTCAATCTCTCATCAAATTCTTTTGAACAATTTCCTCAGGTTATTATCAAACTCACCAGTTTGGAGGAGTTGTATTTAAGCCGGAATAAACTGACATTCCTCCCTGAGGAGGTAGGACAGCTGTGCAATCTTGCTAATTTGTGGTTGGACAATAATAGCATAACATTTCTTCCGGACTCTATTGTAGAGCTAGGGAAATTGGAGGAACTGGTTTTACAGGGAAACCAAATCGCCATCCTCCCAGACAATTTTGGAAAACTTGCCAAAGTCAACATTTGGAAGGTGAAGGATAATCCTCTCATTCAGCCTCCGTATGAAGTGTGCATGAAGGGGATCCCATACATAGCTGCCTATCAGAAGGAGCTTGCACATTCCCAACCTGCTGTAAAACCCAGGCTTAAACTGGTTTTGATGGGTCAGAAAAATGCAGGGAAAACCACACTCAGGCAGTGCATTGTCAACAAACCGTCAGATGCCAAGATGGCCATTGGATGTAGGGGTATTGACGTGACGAACTGGGTAGCAGATGCAGATCGGAGTCTCACATTCATTGTATATGATTTATCTGGTAAGCAGAACTATGATCTCATCAAACCCTTTTTCCTCTCTCCTGGAGCACTTTATGTTTTGGTGGTAAATCTGAAGATGTACACATCAAAGAGCTTCTACTCCCTTGTTGGCAGTTTCCTTCACTTGCTCAGTGCCAAGGTGCCACACGCAGTTGTGTGCATTGTAGGGACCCACAGTGACTTGTGTGAAGAGGTCGAGGTTGAAGAAAAGTGCCTGGATATTCACAGACAGATTTCACTCCAGGAAAAAACAGACACTGAATGCCTACAAGTGCTTGCCCTGCAGGTTGACGAAACCCTTGAGCAAGGTTTTGACGTTCGGACTTCTAGCCCCCATGTTCTGTTTTATGGGGTCACAGATAAAAACTTGAGACGTAAAAAGTCTCAGTTGCAATATATGCTCAACAATCGACTACAAATCCTGTCTCCCGTGATTTGCGTCAGTTGCTTGGCGGCGCAAAGAAACATTCAGCATTTGAAAGAGAAGCTCATGTCTGTCGCCGATCACAGGGAGATTTTCCCCAATCTTCACAGAGTACTGCCAAAATCATGGCAGATGCTTGAGGAACTGCACTTTAAGCCACAGGATTTATGGCTTTCTTGGTGGGATTCGGCTCGATTGGGCCTTCAGGCTGGGCTGACGGAGGACCGCCTGCAAAGCGCGCTCTCCTACCTGCATGAGAGCGGTAAACTTTTGTACTTTGAAGACAGCATGACGTTGAAGGAATACGTCTTCCACAATCTCCCCCGGTTTATCGCCATCTTGAATGTGTTTTTTCAGAGAGACCTTGCTGCAATGCTTGAGAAACTACAGGCTGAAGGAGACGATGGCGATAACGCCAGGTCTACGCAGATGCACGGTCATGTGGAGGGGTTTCTGTTGCATGGCCTACTGCCATCAAATGTGATTCGATTGCTGCTTAAACCCCTGGTACAGACACAGCAGGACTTGCACCTGATCATGGAACTGCTGGAAAAGATGGGCGTCTGCTACTGTGTCAGCAAACCTCGCAGCAAGCCTCTTAATGGTGCCACCGTCTGGTATAAGTTTCCCAGTCAGGTCAGCAATGAGGAGCCCCATCCTGAGGCCTCGGCCAGTGGTGGGTCATCGATCCCTGGTCAGTTCTTCTCGGTTGAGCAGCTGCAGATTGAATACAGGTTTCCTTTCTTCACCCCTCTTGGACTTTTTGCACGGTATAGCGTGCAAATCAACAGCCACGTGGTGCAACGGTCCGATATAAAACATCACATCTTTGCCTATCGGGGTAAAGTGCCTGTGACGGTGAGTTACCGGCCCTCTCGGAGCAGATTGCAGTCTGAGACCCTCTCCATTTCCAGCcatgcatccttgccaaatatCTGGACAGCTTGGCAAGCCATTATTCCCCTAGTGGAAGAGTTAAACGTTCTTCTGCAGGAATGGCCTGGCCTTCACTACACTGTGCATGTCCTGTGTTCCAAGTGCCTGAAGAGAGGGTCCCCCAATCCACATTCCTTTCCAG GTGAGCTGTTAAGCCAGCCCCGACCTGAGGGACTTACTGAGATCATCTGCCCCAAGAATGGCTCGGAGCGGGTCAACGTGGCACTAGTTTACCCTCCAACCCCGACTGTGGTCAGCCCCAGTTATAAATGA
- the LOC109045190 gene encoding FYN-binding protein 1-like isoform X1: MLSCSEDPESEDNKSDVKAIMARFQAGNVSTEGTPAVRPKPPVQPTLSSGPAVPAKKPVLETSLSSGVTTTSTVPKPKNTVNTAKSAPDIHEHPKLKAFGTRFENTQENNKVNFKVPVKPKPPDSSQDHETPKVPFPKAPLQKPPSGIMGNDSKVTSPKPMAPTTKPSWIKDTPKAEDNSTNHVPTPPKMPLAPKPKSTIGILRQQPEENSNMESAVKPSSVSNVKPSSFRVKNTFNKPEDGVKVQSANELVSKPVAPNKPNFPRKTSGPRVQTANDDPSAPKKKPLPNTYALGSAPAKPNRPPKVNLEKFKKGLEVTTDSPGPKNVTPPPPPPPASHPSSQAPPPLPSQSLRPNLPPRPPGPIIQDENYDDVDSLRAGQMNEGSGSDGEIYEDLDESRSAAEQPQKKQDKEPKIQKDREKKEKEAIKKFKISTPLQVMHQVKAKADCKGGKYDLSIKKGESIDIIRITDNPEGKWLGRVQDGSFGYVKTDMVEIDFIVLKNKGLSLPHNLESEEVYDDVESMDDQGKMNGQRVVLPPPPDDDVYDDIPEPNLNPISTGDPRSLFKQRNFLEMLKSSVERRKSHYNDIPPPPQFTPEDVSQDIYDDVDSFTPAQSSSSLPQLKSKAIKVHEDPKKQKKFEKEEKEFRKKFKYDGEIQVLHQATIATSKKGSGKDLTVQAGETVDVINKSDPDKFICRNKEGKFGYVSASNIHTDDEVYDDIGDDCIYDND; this comes from the exons ATGCTAAGTTGTAGTGAAGACCCAGAATCAGAG GACAACAAGTCTGACGTAAAAGCTATCATGGCTCGTTTCCAAGCAGGAAATGTATCTACGGAAGGGACTCCAGCGGTTCGTCCAAAACCACCTGTCCAGCCCACATTGTCTTCAGGCCCGGCGGTGCCTGCTAAGAAGCCTGTTCTTGAAACTAGCCTATCCAGTGGAGTTACTACTACCTCAACTGTCCCTAAACCTAAGAACACAGTCAACACAGCTAAAAGTGCTCCAGACATACACGAACATCCGAAGTTAAAGGCTTTTGGGACTAGGTTTGAAAACACACAAGAGAACAACAAAGTCAACTTTAAAGTTCCTGTTAAACCCAAACCACCAGACTCGTCCCAGGACCATGAGACTCCAAAGGTCCCATTCCCAAAGGCACCACTACAGAAGCCTCCTTCAGGCATCATGGGGAATGATTCAAAGGTAACGAGCCCAAAGCCAATGGCTCCTACGACAAAACCATCCTGGATCAAAGACACCCCGAAAGCTGAAGACAACAGCACTAACCATGTTCCCACTCCTCCAAAAATGCCATTGGCACCCAAACCAAAAAGCACCATAGGTATCCTACGCCAGCAGCCAGAGGAAAACAGCAACATGGAGTCTGCTGTGAAACCTTCCTCAGTATCTAATGTGAAACCATCAAGTTTCCGTGTTAAAAATACCTTCAACAAACCAGAGGATGGTGTTAAAGTACAAAGTGCTAATGAGTTAGTCTCAAAGCCCGTAGCGCCTAACAAACCCAACTTCCCAAGAAAAACATCTGGACCTCGTGTACAGACAGCCAACGATGATCCTTCGGCACCCAAGAAGAAACCTCTACCAAATACCTATGCTCTTGGCAGCGCTCCTGCCAAACCCAACAGACCGCCCAAAGTCAACCTTGAGAAGTTCAAGAAGGGCTTAGAGGTTACAACAGACA GTCCTGGACCAAAGAATGTaactccccctccccctcccccacctgccTCTCACCCCAGTAGTCAGGCACCTCCACCACTACCCTCTCAATCCTTACGTCCCAACCTGCCCCCACGACCTCCAGGACCTAT AATCCAAGATGAAAATTATGACGATGTGGATAGCTTGAGAGCGG GCCAGATGAATGAG GGAAGTGGAAGTGATGGTGAGATATATGAGGATCTTGATGAAAGTAG ATCTGCTGCAGAGCAACCTCAGAAAAAGCAAGACAAAGAACCTAAAATTCAGAAAGACCgtgagaaaaaagagaaagaagccATTAAGAAGTTTAAA ATATCAACGCCCCTGCAGGTTATGCATCAGGTAAAAGCTAAAGCTGACTGCAAGGGAGGGAAATATGACCTCTCCATAAAGAAGGGCGAGTCAATTGATATCATTCGAATCACTGACAACCCAGAGGGTAAATGGTTGGGCCGAGTTCAAGATGGATCAT TTGGCTATGTTAAAACGGATATGGTTGAGATCGACTTCATTGTCTTGAAAAATAAAGGCCTGTCTCTTCCACATAACTTGGAAAGTGAGGAGGTGTACGATGACGTAGAATCTATGGACGATCAAGG GAAAATGAATGGGCAGCGGG TTGTTTTACCTCCACCACCAGATGATGATGTGTATGATGATATACCCGAACCCAATCTTAATCCAATCAG CACTGGAGATCCCAGGTCTCTCTTTAAACAGCGCAACTTCTTGGAAATGCTCAAAAGCTCGGTCGAACGGAGAAAAAGCCACTATAATGA CATTCCTCCCCCTCCACAATTTACACCTGAAG ATGTTTCCCAAGACATATATGATGATGTTGATTCATTCACTCCCGCTCAATCATCTAGCAG CCTTCCTCAATTAAAATCTAAGGCGATCAAAGTGCACGAGGACCCAAAAAAGCAAAAGAAGTttgagaaagaagaaaaggaatTTAGAAAGAAGTTTAAG TACGATGGTGAGATTCAGGTGCTTCATCAAGCAACAATTGCCACCAGTAAGAAGGGAAGTGGGAAAGACCTGACTGTACAAGCTGGGGAGACTGTGGATGTCATTAACAAATCTGACCCTGACAAATTCATCTGTAGGAACAAGGAGGGCAAAT TTGGATATGTCTCAGCCAGCAACATTCATACAGA tgATGAGGTCTATGATGACATTGGAGATG acTGTATCTATGACAACGACTGA
- the LOC109045184 gene encoding 3'-5' exoribonuclease 1-like, with protein MESQKKSSQPANKTSASEEHEEEQCCADTSCENNEKQGPSSPKQGDFSDPVYKEIAMENGAINRMNRDELCAKCAELKLDTRGVKDVLKKRLKSYYKRQKLMHSAAANGNSAVYFDYICVVDYEATCEENNPPDYLHEIIEFPMVLIDTHTLEIVDSFQEYVKPVLNPQLSEFCVKLTGITQKVVDEAETFHQVLKRAVSWLQEKELGTKYTYTFLTDGSWDMGKFLHTQCKLSCIRFPPFARKWINIRKSYGNFYKVPRTQTKLICMLENLGMQYDGRPHCGLDDSHNIARIAIHMLKDGCQLRVNECLHSGEPRSVPISAPIEGAPAPQNPKKRN; from the exons ATGGAGTCACAGAAGAAGAGCAGTCAACCTGCAAATAAGACTTCAGCGTCTGAGGAGCACGAAGAGGAGCAGTGCTGCGCTGAT aCTTCCTGTGAAAACAATGAGAAGCAGGGGCCTTCATCACCAAAACAGGGAGATTTCAGTGATCCGGTATATAAAGAGATCGCGATGGAAAACGGCGCCATCAACCGAATGAACAGAGATGAGCTGTGTGCAAAATGTGCTGAGCTGAAGCTTGACACGCG GGGAGTTAAGGATGTCCTGAAGAAGCGCCTAAAAAGTTACTACAAAAGGCAAAAACTGATGCATTCAGCTGCTGCAAATGGGAACAGTGCTGTATATTTTGACTACATCTGTGTTGTGGATTATGAAGCAACATGTGAAGAGAATAACCCACCTGACTACCTGCATGAAATCATTGAGTTTCCCATGGTGTTGATCGACACACACACCTTGGAGATT GTAGACTCATTTCAGGAGTATGTGAAGCCAGTACTGAACCCGCAGCTTTCTGAGTTTTGTGTAAAACTTACCGGAATCACACAG AAAGTGGTGGATGAGGCGGAAACATTCCATCAGGTTCTAAAGCGAGCAGTTTCCTGGCTACAGGAAAAAGAACTTGGTACAAAATACACgtatacatttttaacagatgg GTCATGGGACATGGGAAAATTTCTTCATACCCAGTGCAAACTGAGTTGCATCAGATTCCCACCGTTTGCCAGAAAATGGATCAATATCAGAAAGTCTTATGGAAACTTTTATAAA GTTCCTCGTACTCAGACAAAACTAATCTGCATGCTGGAGAATCTTGGTATGCAGTATGATGGACGTCCACACTGTGGTCTAGATGACTCCCACAACATTGCCAGAATTGCCATTCACATGCTGAAGGACGGCTGTCAGCTGCGGGTGAATGAGTGCTTGCATTCAGGAGAACCACGGAGCGTGCCTATCTCTGCCCCTATAGAAGGAGCCCCAGCACCTCAAAACCCcaagaaaagaaactaa
- the LOC109045190 gene encoding FYN-binding protein 1-like isoform X2: protein MDNKSDVKAIMARFQAGNVSTEGTPAVRPKPPVQPTLSSGPAVPAKKPVLETSLSSGVTTTSTVPKPKNTVNTAKSAPDIHEHPKLKAFGTRFENTQENNKVNFKVPVKPKPPDSSQDHETPKVPFPKAPLQKPPSGIMGNDSKVTSPKPMAPTTKPSWIKDTPKAEDNSTNHVPTPPKMPLAPKPKSTIGILRQQPEENSNMESAVKPSSVSNVKPSSFRVKNTFNKPEDGVKVQSANELVSKPVAPNKPNFPRKTSGPRVQTANDDPSAPKKKPLPNTYALGSAPAKPNRPPKVNLEKFKKGLEVTTDSPGPKNVTPPPPPPPASHPSSQAPPPLPSQSLRPNLPPRPPGPIIQDENYDDVDSLRAGQMNEGSGSDGEIYEDLDESRSAAEQPQKKQDKEPKIQKDREKKEKEAIKKFKISTPLQVMHQVKAKADCKGGKYDLSIKKGESIDIIRITDNPEGKWLGRVQDGSFGYVKTDMVEIDFIVLKNKGLSLPHNLESEEVYDDVESMDDQGKMNGQRVVLPPPPDDDVYDDIPEPNLNPISTGDPRSLFKQRNFLEMLKSSVERRKSHYNDIPPPPQFTPEDVSQDIYDDVDSFTPAQSSSSLPQLKSKAIKVHEDPKKQKKFEKEEKEFRKKFKYDGEIQVLHQATIATSKKGSGKDLTVQAGETVDVINKSDPDKFICRNKEGKFGYVSASNIHTDDEVYDDIGDDCIYDND from the exons GACAACAAGTCTGACGTAAAAGCTATCATGGCTCGTTTCCAAGCAGGAAATGTATCTACGGAAGGGACTCCAGCGGTTCGTCCAAAACCACCTGTCCAGCCCACATTGTCTTCAGGCCCGGCGGTGCCTGCTAAGAAGCCTGTTCTTGAAACTAGCCTATCCAGTGGAGTTACTACTACCTCAACTGTCCCTAAACCTAAGAACACAGTCAACACAGCTAAAAGTGCTCCAGACATACACGAACATCCGAAGTTAAAGGCTTTTGGGACTAGGTTTGAAAACACACAAGAGAACAACAAAGTCAACTTTAAAGTTCCTGTTAAACCCAAACCACCAGACTCGTCCCAGGACCATGAGACTCCAAAGGTCCCATTCCCAAAGGCACCACTACAGAAGCCTCCTTCAGGCATCATGGGGAATGATTCAAAGGTAACGAGCCCAAAGCCAATGGCTCCTACGACAAAACCATCCTGGATCAAAGACACCCCGAAAGCTGAAGACAACAGCACTAACCATGTTCCCACTCCTCCAAAAATGCCATTGGCACCCAAACCAAAAAGCACCATAGGTATCCTACGCCAGCAGCCAGAGGAAAACAGCAACATGGAGTCTGCTGTGAAACCTTCCTCAGTATCTAATGTGAAACCATCAAGTTTCCGTGTTAAAAATACCTTCAACAAACCAGAGGATGGTGTTAAAGTACAAAGTGCTAATGAGTTAGTCTCAAAGCCCGTAGCGCCTAACAAACCCAACTTCCCAAGAAAAACATCTGGACCTCGTGTACAGACAGCCAACGATGATCCTTCGGCACCCAAGAAGAAACCTCTACCAAATACCTATGCTCTTGGCAGCGCTCCTGCCAAACCCAACAGACCGCCCAAAGTCAACCTTGAGAAGTTCAAGAAGGGCTTAGAGGTTACAACAGACA GTCCTGGACCAAAGAATGTaactccccctccccctcccccacctgccTCTCACCCCAGTAGTCAGGCACCTCCACCACTACCCTCTCAATCCTTACGTCCCAACCTGCCCCCACGACCTCCAGGACCTAT AATCCAAGATGAAAATTATGACGATGTGGATAGCTTGAGAGCGG GCCAGATGAATGAG GGAAGTGGAAGTGATGGTGAGATATATGAGGATCTTGATGAAAGTAG ATCTGCTGCAGAGCAACCTCAGAAAAAGCAAGACAAAGAACCTAAAATTCAGAAAGACCgtgagaaaaaagagaaagaagccATTAAGAAGTTTAAA ATATCAACGCCCCTGCAGGTTATGCATCAGGTAAAAGCTAAAGCTGACTGCAAGGGAGGGAAATATGACCTCTCCATAAAGAAGGGCGAGTCAATTGATATCATTCGAATCACTGACAACCCAGAGGGTAAATGGTTGGGCCGAGTTCAAGATGGATCAT TTGGCTATGTTAAAACGGATATGGTTGAGATCGACTTCATTGTCTTGAAAAATAAAGGCCTGTCTCTTCCACATAACTTGGAAAGTGAGGAGGTGTACGATGACGTAGAATCTATGGACGATCAAGG GAAAATGAATGGGCAGCGGG TTGTTTTACCTCCACCACCAGATGATGATGTGTATGATGATATACCCGAACCCAATCTTAATCCAATCAG CACTGGAGATCCCAGGTCTCTCTTTAAACAGCGCAACTTCTTGGAAATGCTCAAAAGCTCGGTCGAACGGAGAAAAAGCCACTATAATGA CATTCCTCCCCCTCCACAATTTACACCTGAAG ATGTTTCCCAAGACATATATGATGATGTTGATTCATTCACTCCCGCTCAATCATCTAGCAG CCTTCCTCAATTAAAATCTAAGGCGATCAAAGTGCACGAGGACCCAAAAAAGCAAAAGAAGTttgagaaagaagaaaaggaatTTAGAAAGAAGTTTAAG TACGATGGTGAGATTCAGGTGCTTCATCAAGCAACAATTGCCACCAGTAAGAAGGGAAGTGGGAAAGACCTGACTGTACAAGCTGGGGAGACTGTGGATGTCATTAACAAATCTGACCCTGACAAATTCATCTGTAGGAACAAGGAGGGCAAAT TTGGATATGTCTCAGCCAGCAACATTCATACAGA tgATGAGGTCTATGATGACATTGGAGATG acTGTATCTATGACAACGACTGA